In Kwoniella newhampshirensis strain CBS 13917 chromosome 2, whole genome shotgun sequence, one DNA window encodes the following:
- a CDS encoding riboflavin synthase, alpha subunit — MFTGLIEHTSRISSISDPSSPANPSTEDEQGGFTLTLDDAAPILGDCSIGDSICINGACLTVTAFGDDWFKVGLAPETLTRTNLGEVKVGDKVNCERAMAGHTRFGGHMVQGHVDSTATIISKKPDGDSIRYRFQLPPSTTLLPYIVEKGYITLDGASLTITEVDDRERSFGIMLIAHSQEKLTLTSKDVGSTINVEVDCVGKYVLGSTERIEAMVDRIVEKKMKEKGLL, encoded by the exons ATGTTCACCGGTCTG ATCGAACACACCTCTCggatctcctccatctcagACCCATCTTCGCCCGCCAACCCTTCTACAGAAGACGAACAGGGCGGATTCACCTTGACGCTCGACGATGCCGCGCCCATCCTCGGAGATTGCAGCATCGGCGACTCGATCTGCATCAACGGAGCATGTCTCACCGTCACTGCGTTCGGAGATGATTGGTTCAAGGTCGGACTCGCGCCGGAGACcttgacgaggacgaatCTGGGCGAGGTCAAAGTGGGAGACAAGGTCAATTGCGAGAGAGCCATGGCCGGTCATACGAGATTCGGGGGACATATGGTTCAG GGTCACGTCGACAGCACAGCCACGATCATTTCCAAGAAACCCGACGGTGACTCGATCCGATATCGATTCCAACTGCCCCCCTCTACCACTCTCCTGCCGTACATCGTCGAAAAGGGCTATATCACACTCGACGGAGCCTCACTAACCATCACCGAGGTCGACGACAGAGAAAGATCGTTCGGTATCATGCTCATCGCTCACAGTCAGGAGAAGTTGACCCTGACGTCGAAGGATGTGGGAAGCACAATCAACGTCGAGGTGGATTGTGTGGGCAAATATGTGTTGGGAAGCAcggagaggatcgaggCGATGGTGGACAggatcgtcgagaagaaaatgaaggagaagggtttGCTATGA